cccttgtctcccctctctcccccctccctgtcaccctCGCTTGTTTTCCACTGGCTCTCCCTGGCGGGGGGGGGATAGGGGTGATGGGGGGCCCTGtctagaaacttcagaccatcCACAAAGGCTCATCTCTCAGACTTTCAGACAGTCATAAAGCCCTCTATCAACCACACAGTTCATCTTCTATCTAGTGAtcacagggatggagggaggggtggagggtggggtggagggaggggtggaggggtgggtggagggagggtggggtggagggagggggagggggatggagggagggatggaggagtggacgggggatggagggagggatggaggagtggacgggggatggagggagggatggaggagtggacgggggatggagggagggatggaggagtggacgggggatggagggagggatggaggagtggacgggggatggagggatggatggaggagtggacgggggatggatggaggagtggacgggggatggagggatggagaagtggacgggggatggagggatggaaggctacacacaaaaaaagtcaTGTGGTGAACCACTAGGTCTGGTTTCCATGGCGCCGTGCCTGACGACTCGTTGCTACTGAGGCACGCCATGTCTTCTCCCTGCCGCTGCTCGTCATTCAGGCTGTTGTTAAGCAACAAGTGGCCctcagagcgggagagagagagaggtcaggggtcagaccaGAGCCTCCCTGATGGGACGCGGTTTCTGTTATCAAATTTGTTGAGACACAAAAGGAGCCACAGTCTCCTTCTCAAGAACATGGGGGGTTgagtagagaggggggtgagagaggttgggaagaggggtgtgagagaggggggtgagagaggttgagaagaggggggtgggagaggggtgtgagagaggggtgtgaggggggagagtgaggggggagacgggggggaaggagggaggagagtcgCAACATTCCTgcagctcctcccagcctcccgtCTACTCTGCTCCAGGAACAGACGTGGCGAGAAGctatcctcaccctctctctctgctgtcctcaccctctctctctctgctgtcctcaccctctctctctctgctgtcctcaccctctctctctctgctgtcctcaccctctcctgcgCTCTCCACTCTCTTTCCACTGCAACACCAGCTGTTGtaagagtcagacacacagccaactagaaaaccagccagacagtcagacttctctctctcttcctctggacAAGCCTTGGACAAGCACTCTGTGAAGAGCTCTGGACCAGCAGGTGAGTGTGTCCGTCTGGTGTGGAGGGGTTGATGTCACTGTAGAGCAGCAGGTAGGTGTTCTCATGGTGGGGTCGTTTCTGCTGTTCATCTGGGTGATGCGGGCTGTAGAACTGAAAACTTGTTGATAAGTTTTCTCACGGGAGTCCCCCTGGGTTCACCCATAGCTCATCTGAAATATTCTTAGCCTATAAAGTTGTCAGGACGGGTGTCTGTGTCTTTGGAGTTGAGTGGATTAatatacttttatactttttataatgtgtgcatgcacacattTCCTCATGTTCACCTCTGACCCAATGTGTGTAAGAGCAGGGTTGGTCTGGGCAGGACCGGGCGGTTGAGGGGTAGATCTGCTCTGGCTCTGGGGGGGTAGATCTGCTCTGGCTCTGGGGGGGTAGATCTGATCTCTGAAAACGCTGCCTCACCCCCCAAGAAAATAACAACTTTCTGCTCTTTGTGTTGGACGGAGCTCTTGACATATTTGCACCTGCAGATTTTCTGGAGGGAGGCTGTTTgtgggttgtgggggggggggcaagaagaGGGCATTTGATTCTTTTGAGGATTAaacctcggggggggggggggggggattagcgGTCTGCCCGGCGTGCAGCTTCTGTGTCCTCCAGGAGGGATGGCAGCTGTGATCAGGAGCCCTGGAAGCTCCGTGCTCAGGACACAGAAACATGTTCCTGCCAGCCTGTTGCCCAACATCTCAGCTGAAATACGGGTGAACCTGCTGTGTCACCACGGAGAAACCGTATCAATCTTATCAGTCTGCATCACCTTTGTGCAAATTACCAAAAAATACCCTGCTCATCTGCCTCTCTGGGCTAGCTGCTCTATCTGACCCTCTATCTGCCCCTCTATCTGACTGACCAGGAAGCTGCTTCTCAGAAGGACAAAGAGAGTTCTGAGCGTGCTCTCGTCAGGAATTCtcccagaggtcagaggtcgctGACGAGCCCATGTTCTCGTTGGGAAATTGTCTCCTGACTACACTGCCTGATCACACGTGATGTGGCCTGATCACACGTGATGTTGTTCTTGTGTATGATTTAGCTTTTCTTTATTAAACTCCTCAGAGAAACACTCCTCCGCTCAGACATCTGTGCTGTGACACGCCCTCCTCTGCCACGCCCTTCCCTGTGTTTATCTTGGACGCTCTGCACATGGAGATGTTTGGTCTCAAAGTTGAGCTAGCCTTCCTCATCTGTCCTGTGAGTCCAGAAGTCTGCTTTGATTTAACGCTGCTAGTCACGAATGCAGCAGGGCTTGGGCGTTTGTAGTTACACTTTGAGAGCAAACCAACATAGTAAACATCCTAATGAAATGGAGAGCTTGCTGCTAACAGCAAGGTTGAGTGTGATGCTGCTGGAGTGTTGCAGATGGCGTGGGTCAGTGGGGCGGGGCTTGTATGAacagaggggggcggggcttgtatgaacagaggggggcggggcttgtATGAACAGAGGGgggcgggtgaggagaggatggaagtgTTTTGGGGGGTGGAGAACAATCAACTACTCTTAAGGGCATCTAAACATTCCCCAGAGATGCTGTCATCTCCGTCACCTACTGTGCCTGACAGAAAGCCAAAACacaactcctcctcccccccctcctccccccctcctccccccctcctccccccccccctccccccccctcctcctcctccctgtcttgtGACAGGCTGCACTGGCCtcagaactctgctactcagtCAGAATCTGATGGATCTTCAGACAACACATGTACTTCCTTCCAGGGTTCCGCATCTGATACGACTGCTGTGAACGTTCCTCTGCTCCAGGTCTACTGGGGTTTTAGGTGTAGTGTTTAGTGTTAAGTTTGGTGAATCATCTTCAAATGTGACCTTTCACACACAGGAAGTCGTATATTATTTAAAGTACTTCAGCTTAAAGAGTGTGAGGTTGTGGTGTAAGTGTAACATCTGTCAGATGTCACATTCTCTATTTCCTTTAGAAGCACCCAGAGCATTCCAATCAATACAATCTttactccatctcctcctctactgTGCTCTCTCGACTACACAGCTTCACTTCTCTACTGTCCTGTACTCTCCTCTAAATGCCTCTCTCGTCTTCTCgtctggggggtcagatggctgagcggttagggagttgggctattaatcagaaagttgttggttcgattcccggtcgtgccaaatgacgttgtgtccttgggcaaggcacttcaccctacttgcctcggggggaatgtccctgtacttactgtaagtcgctctggataagagcgtctgctaaatgactaaatgtaaatgtcttctcTTCCCAGTGATGACCGTGGAGTCCAGCACCCAGGgggtccccacctcccccctcccctcccccacctcccccctcctgccctccaacCTGTCGTCCCCAGACTGCCCCCCCACGGAGAGCTCTGTGGAGGACCTGCTGTTCGGAGGCTATtacatcctggtgttcctcctgGCCCTGAGCGGGAACAGCCTGGCTCTCTGGGTCTTCTCCCGGCAGAGGGCTACTTCCTCTCCGGCCAACGTGTTCCTGCTGCACCTGGCAGTAGCTGACCTGTCCTATGTCATCGTGCTTCCTCTGAGGGCCACGTACCACCTGGCCGGGGGACACTGGCCCTTCGGAGAGGTTCCCTGTCGCCTGGCTGGCTTCCTGTTCTACGTCAACATGTACGCCAGCCTGTTCTTCCTGGCGTGCGTGGCGGGAGACCGCTACCTCGCCGTGGTGCACGCCGTGCGCTCTCTCAAGATGCGCCGCGCCCGCACCGCCCACATCATCAGCTTCTCCCTCTGGGCGCTGGTGACCGTCTCCATGGCGCCCCTGCTGGTCACCCGGCAGACGGTGGAGGTTGCCGGGGTCACAGTGTGTCTGCAGCTGTACCGGGAGAAGGTGTCGCGCCGCGCCCTGGTGTCCCTGGCCGTGGCGTTCACCCCGCCCTTCCTCGCCACGCTGTCCTGCTACCTGATGCTGGTCCACAGCCTCCGCCGGGGGTCCCGCCTGGAGCCGGCCCTGCGCTCCCGTGCCCTGCGCACCATCGGCCTGGTCATGCTCATCTATGTGGTCTGTTTCCTGCCCTACCACGCCAGCAGGGCCACCTTCATCCTGGGCTACGCACACCCCGACGTCTCCTGCAGCGCCCGGCGAGGTCTGGCGCTGGCTAACCgcctgacctcctccctcacctgcctGAACGGGGCGCTGGACCCCCTGGTCTACCTGTTTGGGGCAGAGAAGTTCCGCGGCACGCTGACACGGCTGCTGTGTAGAGAGGCAACGGCGGCGTCCGGAGCGACCAGCGGAGACCTGAAGGGAACGCATGAGAGCTCTCTCAGCGCCAAGTCAGAGTTCTGAGGTTCTGAGGTTCttatgctgtgttcacaccgAACTCGAAGCACATTTTTCGCACGGCGAGATTACATGTCAAGTCAATGCAAACGCATTGACACATTTTCAACTCAAGAGAAATATTCGCGTGACGCTGTATTTGCGAAGGTTTATCAATGTTGAGATGTCACTGACGTCTTAGAAGAAATGGAGGGCAAGAGTATTGCAGCTGTCTGTGGGCGTCCTCTGCTATACTACACTACTTAGTGTTTGTTTATAGTACCGGTAATCATTTCAGACATGGTTGACGACTTCAAAAAAACGGTTGGCTCCTAGCGATTTGCGCAAATAAACACAAATTAACGCAAAGCGAAAATTCGATTCATTTGCGCTAAATATTTGCTTTGCGTTTAGTGTTAACACAGCATTAGGTTCTGATGGTCTGAGATTCTGATCTTCTGAGGTTTTGAGCAGAATTACAGAGAGGTTTTTATTATATTGCTGTCTCTATCTCTAATGCTGTATTTCTTATATTGTGAAAACCAGACATGTTGCTGGTGTAACGATAATGGTGCACAATGTGGTCATGTTTTCTATACAAATTTAATTTCCAAACCAACAAATAGTAGCTCTTAATATCCTCTAGGAATATTTACAGGATTTTATAATGAAAATAATCATTTTCAGAAATGTCATGTATATGTTTATCTTTCATATGAATTATCAAAGTAActaacatatttacatttacatttacatttattcatttagcagacgcttttatccaaagcgactttcaAGAGAGATTTTTGATATTTGCCACAGATATTTGCCACAGATTCCAAATAATAATGTGGAGACCATATCTTACTAGAACAAGCTGATGTTCAGGAGTCCAGTGTTTCAGTgttgtactgtacatttgtcAGTCTGTCTCACTTTCAGAATGagtttgtatttacatttacatttagtcatttggcagacgctcttatccagagcgtctgtcttatccagagcgtattTGGTGTGTATTTGGTGTGTTCCTCATCCTGCCTGGGGGTTATTCCACCACTGCTACAGCCCTGAaccagacatttacatttacatttagtcatttagcagacgctcttatccagagcgacttacagtaagtacagggacattcccccgaggcaagtagggtgaagtgccttgcccaaggacacaacgtcagttggcatgaccgggaatcgaactggcaaccttcggattactagcccgattccctcaccactcagccacctgactcccaactgAACCAGCTTGTAGAATAAACACCCTTTTCATGCTTTAGATAGCCAGAAGCATTGCCTTCTAATCAGATTTTTTATACTGTGTTAAACCCTCATTTATCCTACTGTATTGTTTGGTGTCTGACTGGGAGTCACTAAACAGCTCCATCCACAAACATCCCACCTGCTGCACAGACAGACTGGCTGGACTGGTTTGTGGTGTAGCTGTGAAACCTTCTGTGTTTATTGAAATGGTGTATATTTATGGGCGGCTGTGCTGTAAATAAACGTGGATGCAAAAACACCAGCTCTGTTACGGTTTACTGAACACCTTTCTTTTCCCCTCAGAGCTCTCTGTACAAGGCCCATATAGCAGCCCTCAGAGCTCTCTGTACAAGGCCCATATAGCAGCCCTCAGAGCTCTCGGATATAGCAGCAGGTTCTGCTAACCTGGGTTGCCTCAGTGCTGTCCTCACCGCTACAACACTTCTCTTTTCTCGTCATGTGACTTCTGACTGTGGTGTGCCAGAAGAGCTTTTTCTGCTCACATTTCTTTGCAACATTTCCTGACCACTGTATCAGCATTGCAAGACTTctttccccaccccctcttatGAGTGCATATGTTAACAGTGTGTATGCATTTTCTGACTATACCAGGCTTCTCTAATCATCTGTGGACATCTATACCAAAAATGTGGTtatctgtatgtatatatacatatttggCCTGATAGATTCAAGGACTCATACACAGTATATCACAAAATCTCGTAATATACTGTAGATATGTCCTTGAATTGTTCAGGCTAACTATTAAAACAAACTTTAGcagcatcacacacaacacaaatatTCTGTCTATGATAACATTCACATGAATGTACCACTAAGAGAAGATCTCAGGATGTTCTTTCAGGAGTCGAGGGTCTGCCTGGTCATTCAACAGAGCTGATGCAGTGACATAAATCTTACTCTGCATCTAACTTCCTCTTTTCTCGTCCTTGCCCTTCTCCACGCCTTTAAACTATCAAAACTATCACAGAGGTCCTCAAGTATTTTTTCTCAACCGGGCTTCTCAGACTGACAATGGCTGAAAGATTATTCTGTTTAGTCTGTTTTAGTTAATtattgaaagagagaagaaaaggggagaggtAGCTGTGGGCTTCTGAGTGCTGCTGTTAGGCCCTCCTCTCGCTCAAATGAGGAAGTTCTGTCACTTTAGTAGTAGCTTCCTTTTTACAGCTCTTGCCCtgcaaacaggaagagagagggagagagagagaaggaaaagcaCACGGCCGCACACAGAAAGATGACCACGGTCAGCTGAAGACACAGTGTTCCACCAAGGAGAGAGGAGTCCGTTTTCGAGGGCAGATGCACCAGTCTGGACCTCCCGGCTTCTCCTGAGAGAAACAGGATGTGTTCTTATCAGCCGTGGCACCACAGCAACATCACTCGCTCCAATGCCGAGGACCTCCTCTCCAAGGCAGCGAGGGACGGCAGCTTCCTCCTTAGAGACAGTGAATCCATAGTGGGGGCCTACGCtctctgtgtgctgtgagtAACCCTACTGGCTGTCctcttctgggggggggggggggggacacacgccTCTGAACACCACAGGGGGTCAGGGACCACCCCGGTGTACGCTGAGCAGGAAGAGTCCAGTTTGGATAGGATCCTCGTTCCGTGTTCGGAGCTCATAGCGGTGTGGACGCCTCGGCCCACCTCTGATTCTTCACATCCAGGAAGGATGGcttttctttttacatttacatgcagCTCCAGTTATCTCCAGTTAAGTCCAGTTAAGTCCAGTTATCTCCAGTTAAGTCCAGTTATCTCCAGTTAAGGGTTTTGTTGTTTAGTCTGATCTCTTTTAAGACCAAATGAGATTAGTAGTTTTTTGAGTTTGCAAACAATTCAAGCTTATGGTTTACTCTGAAAAGAGATTGTAAACATTTTGGAAAGTGTTCTGTAACCAAATGGCAAACTGTGAGTTTCACGACTCTGAGTTTCAATGTGTCAGAGCTGCTTCCTACACAGCTAAACCCATGACTGTGTAGCTAGATAGCTTCATTTGAATAACCCACAAACATCAAAACACGTTTCAGCTGTGTGAGCCTTGCTTTTGTATTGAGGCTGTTTGCGTTTGGGTAAACTGGAGGGAATTAAGGGGTTTGTTTTAATCTTGATCACCTCTATAGCCTGACAGATATGTTGCTATTGTTCTCGTCACCTCACTCCAGCGCTGAACACTGATCCAGCGCTGATCCAGCACGGCTGATGTCTCTTCTGTTCCCAGGTACCAGAACTGTGTGTACACGTACAGGATCTTACCCAATGAGGAGAAGAAGCTATCTGTTCAGGTGGGTTTGAGAATACTGCAGCTCTGGTCAGTCAGGTATtggccctagccctagccctagccctagccctagccctagccctagccctagccctgcAGCTCTGGTCTCAACCATCTCCACTCTGGGAAGGAATCTATTAGCAGGTGTTCAGGAAGCTGCTTAAAGCTGCATGTTATGCCTCAAGCACCAAACTTCTgcttttatttttcatttaatCAAAAATAAGAAGGCTGTAGCACAGCCCATACTGCCAGCGGTGAGGGTACATGGGGGATTGAGGCATATTACTGGTAAAGTGTGACACCAATTGTTTATTCTGTTTTTAAGGGGACAGTGGGAGCACTGATGTGTCCGGTAACAAGTCCTTCATTGTTAGACTGTAAAcaatctgtttctgtgtgttggtAGTGAACTCATTATCATAGTGATACTTCCTTGTTGGAATTGTTGCCATTCATTTAGGTTATTTGGATAGAAAATGTTTTAAGTTTAAACAATCATTTTCTTCAGTTAATCCCCCACAAAAAATCCCCACAAAAAATGAAACATTTCAGCTGGGTGGGATAAGGAAACCAGCTGACATGTTCTTGAAGGAGCTTAACCCCGGTGGAATGTCTGAGAACAGCTTATGGGTGGTGTTATGGGTGGTGTTATGGGTGGTGTTATGGGTGAGGAAGAGTAACACACCCAGACGGTCTCTCCCAGAGCACCAGGGAGCCTAACCTGCAGCCGTGTGTCGTTGGTCCCTCCAGGCTTCTGAAGGAGTCCCCATCCGGTTCTTCTCCGTGCTCCCGGAGCTGGTTGAGGCTTACTACAGCCCCAACATGGGCCTGGTGACACACCTCCAGTACCCTGTCCCCAAGGAGGAGGAGCCGGAGGAGGAGCCAGGTTAGACGCcgccccacccccttcctcacTGCTGCCAGCACTCTGCGTCACACAGGAAGTCGTTTGCATATCCGTCAGCAACAGTAGGTTGCACACGTGAGCTGAACAGCCCAGAGGTGATCCCCGCTGTGGTTTGTGGTTTCAGAGCAAGTCAGCTTGCCTCCTCAGCTGCCGAGGAGAAACTTTGGTCTGTCGGCCAtcgaggggaaagagggaggctcGGCTGGGGACGCCAGGGGGGCAGATGTGACCTCCCTGTCCCTGACAGACACCTACCTGCAGAGACTGCAGCACATGGACATGAGCCAGTAAGGTCACCTTttccatgaaacacacacattttattaaGGTATTTAGGGAATGTGTGGCGCCATCTTTGTAGAGAAGTGCAGAGCCCCagtagtgttcctgtgttgCAGCATTCCAGACGACCACCAGAAGGCCATCCAGGACTACTTCAGGAGCTCCCTGAGCCTCGACGCGGACCTAGTG
The sequence above is drawn from the Osmerus eperlanus chromosome 24, fOsmEpe2.1, whole genome shotgun sequence genome and encodes:
- the gpr17 gene encoding uracil nucleotide/cysteinyl leukotriene receptor, producing the protein TSPLLPSNLSSPDCPPTESSVEDLLFGGYYILVFLLALSGNSLALWVFSRQRATSSPANVFLLHLAVADLSYVIVLPLRATYHLAGGHWPFGEVPCRLAGFLFYVNMYASLFFLACVAGDRYLAVVHAVRSLKMRRARTAHIISFSLWALVTVSMAPLLVTRQTVEVAGVTVCLQLYREKVSRRALVSLAVAFTPPFLATLSCYLMLVHSLRRGSRLEPALRSRALRTIGLVMLIYVVCFLPYHASRATFILGYAHPDVSCSARRGLALANRLTSSLTCLNGALDPLVYLFGAEKFRGTLTRLLCREATAASGATSGDLKGTHESSLSAKSEF